The nucleotide window TTTGTGGTGTGCGATTGCCATTCACGATACGAGTTCTGTTGTTGGAGCGGCTAGTAAATACGGACCGGAAGCACTACAGGTAGCCACGACAGTAAAATTAGCAAGAGCTTTGTGGATTATTCCGGTGGCTTTGGTTACTGCTGTTGTTTTTAAAAATAATGCGAGCAAAGTGAAGATTCCTTATTTTATAGGATTGTTTATTTTGGCAATGATTTGCAATACGTATTTTTCTCCTTTTGCAAGTGTAACTCCTTATTTGGTTTCAATTGCAAAAATTGGACTTACTGTAACTTTATTTTTGATAGGAGCAGGCTTGAATAGTTGCGTTTTAAAATCAGTTGGGGTATTTCCTTTGTTACAAGGTGTGTTGTTATGGGTGAGTATTGCGGTTGGAACTTTGTTGGCAATAATGTTTTTTAGTTAAAATTGATTTTCTTTCTTTTTATAGCAATCAAATTAAATCTGATATAATCATAATAAAGGGCTGCAAAAAGAAAAAACACGGCTACAAATAATGTTTTTAGAACTAGAAAACCATAAATAAAACCACCTGAAAAACAGCCCAAAAAGAAGAAAAAAATAATTGATAATCGCAGATAAATACTCGTTTTTAAAATGTTCCTCTCTTCTGGTTTTTTGTAGAAAAACAATTGAGATAACTCGATGCCCAAATCGGTAAAGAGTCCTGTTAAGTGTGTTGTTCTTACGGTAGATTGTGAAATTTTGGTTACTAATGAATTTTGAATTCCCATGGCAAAAAGTAAACCAAAAGCAGTCCATTTTTCATCAAATAAATTAAAATCAGGGCGCATCCCAAAGAGTCCCAAGGAGATTAAAATCGCAATTTCGATTGTAATTGGTGCTACATGAAAAAGATTTGAGTTTTTTATTGAAATCAATTCAGCCAAAAAATTAGAAGTAAAAGATCCAGCTAAAAAGAACAAGGTATATATTAAAAAGATGATAGCTGCCTGATAATTGTGTTTGGTAACTTCTTCAGCAAAAAAAGCAAAATGGCCGGTCACATTGGTCGTTAACGTTTTTACTGATAAAACTCCCGTTATATTTACTATTCCAGCAACATAAGACAATAATACAGCAAGTCGTAAATTGTGTTTTGAAGTTCTGTTTTTGCCTTTATGTCTAAACATTTTGAATTTATTTTTTTTGGATTTACATAAATTTAAAGTTCATTGCTTAAATTATCTTTAAAAAAAATACATTTGCATTTCAATAAAATAAAAATAATGAAAAATTTTAAATTCAAACAAACAGTACTTGTTTTTTCCGCAATCAGTATTGCTTTTATTACGTTGTCTTGGGGAGTTTTCGGCCACGAGCATATTAATAATGCGGCAGTTATGGCTTTGCCAAAGCCAATACAAACCTTTTTTTACAATCATATTGATTTTATAACCCAGGAGTCATCTATTCCTGATTTGCGCAAATATGTTTTGCATGACAAAGCCGAAAATCCACGTCATTATATGGATATGGAGAATTTTGGTGATATAGATGCTGTTCCATTAGCATTTGAGGATGTAAAGAAAAAGTATGATGATAAATTCTTAGCAGATAATGGTATTTTGCCTTGGTACATTCAGGAAACGATGGCAAAATTAACAAAGGCTATGAAGGACAAAAGAAAGAACGAAATTTTGTTTTTGGCGGGTGATTTGGCACATTATATAGGCGATGCGAATATGCCTTTGCATACTTCGGCAAATCACGATGGACAGCTTAGCAATCAAAAAGGGATACATTCTATGTGGGAATCCCGTATTCCGGAATTGTTTGGCAAAAACTACAATTTTTATACCGGTGAAGCCAAGTATATTGATAATGTTGAAAAAGCGACTTGGGATATGTTGAAAGATTCACACAGTCAGGTAGAGCCTCTTTTGGCTATTGACAAAAAACTGCGTTCAACCTTTACAACAGAAACTATGTATGAAAAGGATGAAAAAGGAAATATCGCCAAAAATAAATATAATGAAATGATATATTCCAAAGAGTATGTGACTCAATTTCATTCAGCACTGAATGGAATGGTGGAAAAACAAATGCGAAAAGCGATTGTTGCCACAGCTAATTTTTGGTACACAGCTTGGGTAAATGCAGGAAAACCTAATCTTGATAATTTGGATTCAAAGGAGTTGACGAATCGCAATAAAAAGAATCTGCAAAATGATTTAAAGCTTTGGAAAACCGGAAAAGTTTTTGGTTTGGAAAGCGAAAGTGAATTTTAATTCCATTAGATATAAATAAAAACAAAAGCCTGTAAAAATTTAGTTTTACAGGCTTTTTCTTTGCAATTGTTTTAAAGTTTAAATAAAAAACTTAGAGTCTTAGTGACTTAGAAACTCAGCAACTTTATTCAATCATTTGGTATTTCTTTTTCTTTAATATATCCGAAGCTGTTTGGTAATACGAAATGGTTTCGTTTATTAAGTCGGTTCTTTCATTGGCTAAAGGCACCTGATTGTAATAGATTTGAAAATCCGTCGGCAATTTTTGATCCGGTTTTAAAGTCAGCTGAAATTGTTTTACGGTTTGTTTTGGAGAAAGAATCGTCAAAACATTGTCCTTTATCAATCCCAAATCTTGATATGTAGCAATCAAAGCTCTTGGTTTGTAATCCGGTTGTAAAACATCTTGTCCGTAAAATTTACTTTGGTAATTAAAATGCAATAAACCAAAGAGTGTTGGCATAACATCTATTTGAGACATTACGTTTGTATATTTTTGAGGCTGAACGAAACCGGGGCTGTAAATCATGGCAGGGATTCTGTATTTGTCTACAGGAAGTTCTGTTTTTCCTGCACTCGAAGCACAATGATCAGCAAGAATAACGAATACCGTATTTTTGAACCAAGGTTGTTTACTTGCCATCTCAAAGAATTTTTTAATAGCATAATCAGTGTATTTTACACCACCTTCACGAGATTTTATATCGCCCGGAATATCAATTTTATCATTAGGATACGTAAACGGACGGTGATTACTCACGGTCATCCAGTGATTAAAGAAAGGTTTGCCGGCTTTTGCTTCTGCATTCATCACTTTTATGGCTTTGTTGGCCATATCTTCGTCGCAAACTCCCCAAATATTGGCAAACGTAATTTCTTCGGGTGTGAATGTTTTTTTGTCAACTATGTCATAACCATTTCCACCAAAGAAATCTTCCATATTATCAAAAAAAGCATCTCCTCCGTATAGGAATTTTACGTTATATCCTTTTTGTTTAAAAAGAGCTCCGGTCGAAAATTTGTTTTTATTGTCTTCTCTTTTTACCACACTTTCACCGGCTGTTGGAGGAAAACAAAGCGTTACGGCTTCAAGACCACGAACGGTTCTGTTTCCAACTGCGTATAAATTGGTAAATAACAAACTTTTTTGAGCCAGATTGTCTAGAAACGGAGTGATATTTTGTTCGTTTCCGTACATTTTCATAAAATCAGCACTGTAGCTTTCAATGGTGATTAAAACAACGTTTTTAGGGATTTCGGCCGAATCGCTTTTGATTTCTCTCACAGTCGATATTCCCGAAATCGAAGGGATTTGTTTGTCAAGCAAAGCAAAAGCTTCATTTTCGGGCATGGTTTTATAAAATTTAAAATAATCCAATTCGCTGTTCATAAAAGCCAGATAGAAACGGTACATTCCGTTGGCTTGTAACTCATTTGTAAATACATTTTGAGAGTTTTCTTTTTTGGCTAAATAAGGAACAGCTACCAAAGAAATGGCAAATAAAGCAAGATAAATTCCGGAAATTTTTAATTTCTCAGCAAAAGTTGGAATGGCGTCAATGTAGTTTCTTGTTCTTTTGACAATAAAATAAGTGACAATTCCAGCTATTAGAAATAATGCTGAAAATAGCGGAATTACAGGATAAGATTCCATGATGTTCCCGATTACCTCATTGGTGTAAACCAAATAATTTACGGCTATAAAATTGTATTTAACACCAAATTCATTCCAAAAGAAATATTCACTTATTCCGTTTTGAAGGATGAGGACAACGTATAGAAACATCACAAAAGTGAACAACCAAAATCTGATTTTGCTTCTGTATTTTGGTAAAAAAAGTAAAAGTCCAAAAAGCAAGGTTTTGATACCTATAAAAATCATTCCGATTTTTGGCAGGGCTCCTCCGTATTCAGAAAGGACACTTTTTCCTGAAGCAACATAAATAAATAATGCTGCGAACAATCCTAATATAATGTTACCGTAGGGTTTGTAGTATTTTGAATTGGATATGAAAATCAGGTATAGCCATAAAAATCCTGAAGCTATTACAAACACAAATGCATCTGAAATTAATCCCAGTGAAAAGATTTTTAAACTGTCGATAAAAGAAAATGAGGTTTGTGTAATAGGGTGTAAGGCTAAAACGATTCTTAGAACGAAACTTACAACAATATAAAAAAGAGCAAGATTGTAAAAAGGGGAGAACTTTTTGAATAATGACATAAAGATTAATTTTTGGCAAAAGTAAAGCTTTTAATTTTTACCTGTTTTAAAAAAAATGTTAGAATAATTTTTGTACTATTTTGAGTAAACAGAAGGCAAATGTAGAAAAATTCAGTTGTTTTGATTATAAAATTAAATAATTCACAGTAAATATTGAAAAAGATAAAAAGCATCATTTTAAGTTTTCAAAATATTATCGCGTATATTCTTATTGTGAAAATGTAAAATTATTCTTTTTTTTGTGTTGTAAATCAGTTTGTTATGTGTTTTGGGTTCTGATTTATTGAATCTGTAATTATCTTAAAATGGTGGTATAAAAGATTATTTTTTTTGAGTTATCTTTATAGTAAAAGAATTATAACCTTTAATAATTTAATAAAATTATGAATGAAGCACATTTACATTTAGTGGTAAACCATTTTCCAATTATAGGGCTTTTTTTTGGATTTGGAATTTTGACTGTTGGCCTGTTTTTGAAAAATAAAACTGTTATTAATACGGCTTATGCTTTGTTTGTGGTTGCAGCTGTTTTTGGAGCAATAAGTTTGGGAACGGGAGAAGGTGCTGAGGAGTTGGTAGAAGATATGCCAGACATTGGAAAACAAATCATCCACGAACATGAAGAATTGGCCGAAAAATTTAGTGTTTTACTGTATGTTTTGGGAGTAATTTCTCTTGTCGGATTGTATTTGAACTTTAAAAATAATGGCAAAGCAATATTGTTTTCTTTTTTGGCATTGGTTGTTGCTGTCATTGGGTTGTTTTTTGCGCAAAAAGTGGGAACTTCAGGAGGAGAAATTCGTCATACCGAAATTAGAGAAAATGCCAATGCAATGGTTAATGGCTCTGTAAAGCAATCCCAAGAGTAGGGGAATTAATCGTCGAATTGAATTCCAAAAGAAAAGCAATTCCAAACGAATCGCTTTTCTTTTAGTAATGTGAATAGAAAATTATCGGTTACTCAACTTAGCTTTTTCCTTAATAATGTCACTTATTTTTTTGTTTTCGATTTTGCTTTCAAGCCATGAAATTATATCGAGATAAAGAAAAGCTCTTTTTTCATATGTTTTTTCTTCCAATTCAATAAAACGCGCTCTCATTTTTATGAATTCTTTTTTGATGTCACTTGGATACAAATTGCTCAAATTCTTAAGAAAACGAATAATTTCTTTTTGCACTTCGTGTAAATCATTCATTTTTATCAAAAACTTATAAGTGTTTTTGAGCTGACTTTCCAAATAATAATCTTTGCCAAGTTCATAATGCGCAATTAGACATAAAATTCTGGAAAAACACATTAAATCTTCCCTCATTGTGAGGTTTTTGTTGTTGATGATTTTCTCCAAATAAAGGATACATTCCTGATATTTTTCATTTCCAAAATAAATACAAGCTATTTTGTAATAAAACATCATTTCGTGGTGCTCATCCAGATGTTCGCTGTGAACTTTTATTTTGTTTAAAATCTCAGGAATTAAGTATTCGCTTTCCGCAAAAGTACCTTCCAGGATATGATAGTTTAGTTTGTTGTTATACAAATAAAGGAATGACAACGAAGCAATATTGTCATTTACCGGAAAACGAGGGTCGTTTATGGTTTCTTCCAACAATTCCAGATATTTTTTGAAATTGGTTTTGTATTTGAGCATAAATAATGACTCTAGCAAGTAATGATTTCCCTTAAGAAAAAAAACAGGATTTAGAAAAATCATATTTGGATTATCATAAAATAAGGTCACCCATTTGTAGGCGTACTTATAGCAGGAAAGAAAATCTTGAACCAAGAAGCTTCTCCATAAATTGGCATTGTAAAACCAATATTTTTCCCTAAACTCAAATTTGGATTGATCCAAGTGGGAAATATGTTTATTAAAATAATCATCTATATATTTGTATTCTTCATCGCTTTTTACATAACCTGTTTTGAGCATTATGCTGTACAATTGAAGTGACAAATTGGATAATTTACTCGAAATCGTGTTGCGATAATTCAATTCTTTGGCTTGAATAACCAATTCGTCTGCGCGCCCTTGAATACTTCTAGTGATGTATTGGGATTCGATTAATTTTTCAAATTCAACAATTTCAAAAGCCATGTATTTTTCATCATTTTCGATGGCTTGTTGTTTGGTTTTATCCAATATTTTCAAGCTTTGCCTGTAAAGCCCTTTGTTGTAGAGAATTGCAGCAAAATCAATTTGTTCTCTTAGTTGGTATCGAATGTTTTGACTGGGAATATTCAAACGAATACTCACCAAAATTTGTTTGTACAAATAGGATTTTAGGTTTGATAATTGAGCTTTTTTAATCAAACCGCTTTTTAGAATCAGTTTCTCATCATACACTTCGGATTTATCCAAAATATTAAAAAGCTCTATAAACTTGGTATTGGAACTAGTTTCCAATCGGCTTGCAAATATTTTGAATTGTCTTTTTTCAGATTTGGAAAGGGATTTTATTAATACAAATAAAAAATCTTTTTGATAGTTAGCCATTGTATTATAAAAGTATTTAATGTGTTGATTTACAGGTTGTTAGATTGTTATTTTTTACTTTATAAATAGTATATTTAGTTAAAAGCAGGTTTAGTTCTAAGTAAATGAAAACTATTTTTGTTTTAAGATGTGAAATTACATTAAATAAATTAAAATGAATAGAGACAAAGTCCAAATTTTTGACACCACTTTAAGAGACGGAGAACAAGTCCCAGGATGTAAATTAGACACCAAGCAAAAACTCGTGATAGCCAATCGACTAGATGAAATGGGAGTTGATATCATCGAAGCTGGTTTCCCTGTTTCTAGCCCTGGTGATTTTTTATCTGTTTCCGAAATATGTAAAATTGTTAAAAATGCAACTGTATGCGGGCTTACAAGAGCTGTAGAAAATGATATTGATGTCGCAGCAGCCGCTTTGAAAAATGCGGTAAGACCCAGAATACATACAGGTATCGGAACTTCCGACTCACATATTTATCACAAATTGCAAACCACCCCCGAAGATGTTATTGCACGTGCGAAACACGCTGTTGCTCATGCTAAAACCTATGTAGAAGATGTAGAATTTTATGCTGAAGATGCTGGTAGAACCGAGAATGCATTCCTGGCTAAAGTTTGTGAAGAAGTAATCAAATCTGGAGCGACAGTTCTTAATATACCTGATACTACCGGTTATTGTTTGCCGGAAGAGTATGGTGCAAAAATAAAATACCTTAGAGAAAATGTAAAAGGAATTGAAAATGTTATTCTTTCCTGTCATTGTCATAATGATTTGGGTATGGCTACTGCCAATTCAATTTCTGGAGCTATAAATGGTGCTCGTCAGATAGAATGTACTATTAATGGCATAGGGGAAAGAGCAGGAAATACAGCGCTTGAAGAAGTGGTTATGATTTTTAAACAACATCCATATCTTAATTTGTATACTGACATTGACAGTAAACAATTGAACGAAATGAGTCGATTGGTTTCTGAAAGTATGGGAATGATGGTACAGCCAAATAAAGCTATTGTTGGGGCAAATGCTTTTGCACATAGTTCAGGAATTCATCAAGATGGTGTGATTAAAAATAGAGCTACTTATGAAATCATGGATCCTTTGGATGTTGGTGTCAATGAGTCTTCTATTATTTTGACAGCAAGAAGCGGAAGAGCGGCTTTGGCTTACAGAGCAAAAAAAGTGGGTTACGAACTTACCAAAACGCAATTGGATATCGTTTATGTAGAATTTTTGAAATTCGCAGATATCAAAAAAGAAGTTTTGGACGAGGATATTCATCAGATTGTTGAAGCGTCCAAAATAAGTGTTAGCTAATTTATTGGTAATAACTTAAAAAATAAATAAAATGAACTTAAAAATAGCAGTGCTTTCGGGAGATGGAGTAGGACCTGAGGTTATTTTACAGGCTAAAAAAGCTTTGTATGCCATTAGCGTTGCCTATGATCATGAGTTTATTTTTGAAGACGCTTTGATTGGTGCAGTAGCTATCGAAAAAACGAGAAATCCTTTGCCAGAACAAACATTGAATCTTTGTCTTAATACCGATGCTGTTTTGTTTGGAGCTATTGGTAATCCTAAATTTGATAACAATCCTGAATCAAAAGTTCGACCAGAACAAGGATTATTAAAGCTAAGAAAAGAATTAGGGCTTTATGCAAACATTAGACCAATAAAACCGTTTAAGAATTTGCTAGATGCATCTCCAATCAAAAAAGAGGTTATTGAAAATGTTGATTTTGTTGTTTTCAGAGAACTTACAGGTGGATCCTATTACGGAGAAAAGGTTTTGAACGAAGAGGGTACATTTGCTTCAGATATTTGCGAATACTCCGAAAATGAAATTACCAGAATTACACATTTAGCATTTAAAGAAGCTCAAAAAAGAAGGAAAAAAGTAACATTGGTAGATAAAGCAAATGTTCTTGAAACTTCCAGATTGTGGCGAAAATTAGTTAAGAAAATTGCGCTTCAATATCCAGATGTGAAATTGGAATGTCAATATATTGATAATGTTGCCATGCAGATAATCACTGATCCTAAGCAGTACGACGTAATTTTGACTGAAAATTTATTTGGAGATATACTTTCAGATGAAGCTTGCGCGATTATGGGGTCAATTGGTTTATTGCCTTCGGCTTCGGTAGGTGATACTAAGGCTCTTTTTGAACCTATTCATGGTTCTTATCCACAGGCAAAAGGGAAAAATATAGCAAATCCCATTGCTTCTATTTTGTCTGCAGCAATGTTGTTACAGCATTTTGGATTGGAAAAAGAAGCTAGAAAGGTGTATGAAGCTGTTGAAAAAGCGATTGAATATAAAGTGGTTACATTGGATTTAAATCCAGATTCGAGATTTGGTACAAATGATGTGGGGGATTTTATTTCGAATGTTATATTGAGTAAAGATGATTTATATTTTAAAAACGATAATGTTCAAATTGGGCAATCGACTATCGTTTAGTTAGTAAAAATCATAAAACGTTGCATTATTTCACTAAAAACTCTTAGATTGTTGGTAAAATATTTTTTTATTGGGTTTGTTTTTTATACTTTTGCAGTGTTAAAAAAATAAAGAAAATGAAACACATTACCAACGTCCTTTTAGTTTTAAGTGTCATTGTGGTTATCACATATGAGAAGGGATTGGTATAAATATAATTAGAAAAATATTTAAAGCCTCCCATAATTTTGGGAGGTTTTTTTATAGATAAAAGTTAAAACAGACAAATTGTAAAATACAATGGAGTTGAACAAATACAGTAAGACGATTACGCAAGATGTTACTCAGCCAGCCGCACAAGCAATGTTGTACGGAATAGGTTTAACGGAGGATGATCTAAAAAAAGCACAAGTCGGAATAGTGAGTATGGGTTACGAAGGTAATACTTGTAACATGCACTTAAATGATTTGGCCAAAGATGTAAAAAAAGGTGTTTGGGATGCGGATTTAGTCGGACTTATTTTTAATACTATTGGAGTAAGTGATGGAATTTCAAATGGAACCGAAGGAATGCGTTATTCGTTGGTTTCTCGTGATGTAATTGCTGATTCTATAGAAACAGTTGTAGGTGCACAATGGTACGACAGTTTAATTGCAATTCCGGGTTGTGACAAAAATATGCCTGGCGCTTTAATTGCAATGGGAAGATTAAATCGTCCTGCTCTTATGGTTTACGGTGGCTCAATTCACTCCGGAAAATGGAAAGGAGAATCATTAAATATTGTTTCTGCATTTGAAGCTTTAGGTAAAAAGTTCAAAAATGAAATAAGTGATGAGGATTATAAAGGTGTAATTCAGAATTCTTGCCCGGGACCTGGTGCCTGTGGGGGAATGTACACTGCCAACACTATGTCTTCTGCGATTGAAGCATTAGGAATGAGTTTGCCATACAGTTCTTCAAATCCTGCATTAAGTCAGGAAAAAAGAGATGAATGTTTAAACGCTGGTAAAGCAATTAGAGTATTATTGGAAAAAGATATAAAGCCTAGAGATATAATGACTCGTAAGGCTTTTGAAAATGCAATTACTCTTGTGGCTGTTCTTGGTGGTTCTACAAATGCAGTTATGCACTTAATCGCAATGGCACATTCTGTAGATGTTGAAATCACAATTGACGATTTTCAAAGAATCAGTGATAAAACTCCAGTTCTTGCAGATTTGAAACCGAGCGGTAAATATATGATGGAAGATATTCATGCTGTTGGAGGTGTTCCTGCCGTAATGAAATATCTATTGAAAGAAGGATTTATTCATGGAGACTGTTTGACAGTAACCGGAAAAACGGTTGCTGAAAATTTGGCTTCAATTCCTGATTTGCAAGATGGACAACAAGTAGTTCATGACATTCAAAAAGCGTTGAAACCAACAGGGAATATTCAGATTCTTTATGGGAATCTTGCCTCCGAAGGTTGTGTTGCAAAAATCAGCGGTAAAGAAGGAGAATATTTTGAGGGACCGGCTGTGGTTTTTGAAGGTGAATTTGATGTGATTCCTGGGGTTCAGGCGGGAAAAGTAAAACCTGGAGATGTAGTCGTCATCAGGTATTGTGGACCAAAAGGTGGCCCGGGAATGCCAGAAATGTTAAAACCTACCTCTGCCATTATTGGTGCAGGATTAGGAAGTAGCTGTGCTCTTATAACTGATGGTCGATTCTCTGGTGGTTCACATGGATTTGTGGTTGGACACATTACACCTGAAGCTTATGATGGTGGTGGTATTGCATTAGTAAAAGATGGTGATTTAATTGCTATCGATGCTGTAAAAAATACTATAAACCTGAAAATATCCGACGAGGAATTTGCGACTCGAAAAGCGAGTTGGGTTCAGCCTCCTTTAAAAGTTACAAAAGGAGTTTTGCTTAAATATGCAAAATCGGTTTCAAGCGCTTCAACAGGTTGCGTTACCGATAAATAATCTTAATACTACCTCAAAAGGGAAGAACTAAATAGACAAAAAAAGCTAAAGCAAAATAAATATTTGCTAAATGCTAAAAAAAAATAAAATGGAAAATAACAGAATTTCAGGAGCAGAAGCCGTTATAAGATGTTTATTGGCTGAAGGAGTTGACCTAGTTTATGGTTATCCTGGCGGGGCGATAATGCCTGTTTATGACGAATTGTATAAATTTCAAGATGAATTACATCATGTTCTGGTACGTCATGAACAAGGTGCAATACATGCAGCCCAAGGTTTTGCAAGAGCCACAGGAAAAGTAGGTGTTGCGATAGCAACTTCTGGACCCGGAGCAACAAATTTGGTTACAGGTATTGCCGATGCTCAAATTGATTCAACTCCTATTGTATGTATTACAGGGCAAGTTGGAAGACATTTGTTGGGATCGGATGCATTTCAAGAAACAGATATTATCGGAATTTCTACTCCTATCACTAAGTGGAATTTTCAAATTACCGAAGCGTCTCAAATTCCGGAAGTAATTGCAAAAGCTTTTTTCATTGCTAAATCTGGAAGACCGGGACCGGTATTAATAGATATCACGAAAAATGCACAATTTGACTTAATGGATTTTAGTTACAAAAAATGTAACAGCATTAGAAGTTATACTCCTAAACCAACTTTAAATTTAGAGAAAGTTAAGGAAGCTGCAGCTTTAATCAATCAGGCCAAAAAACCTTATATAGTTTTTGGTCAGGGAATTATTCTTGGTCAGGCTGAAGCAGAACTAAAAGCTTTTGTTGAAAAATCAGGAATTCCTGCCGCTTGGACAATTCTAGGTCTTTCGGCATTGCCAACAGATCATCCTTTGAACGTAGGAATGGTTGGGATGCACGGAAATTATGGACCTAATTTGTTGACCAACGAGTGTGATGTGTTAATTGCGCTGGGAATGCGTTTTGATGATCGTGTTACAGGAAATTTGGCTACTTATGCCAAACAAGCCAAAGTAATTCATTTTGAAATTGATCATGCCGAAATTGACAAAAATGTAAAAACAGAAGTTGCTGTTTGGGCAGATGTTAAGGAATCATTGACGGCTTTGCTTCCGCTTATCGAAAGCAAAAAACATGATGCTTGGCACAATGAATTCAAAGAAAAATACAAAATTGAATTTGACGCGGTAATTAAAGAGGAATTAAACCCTGCAAAAAATGGAATTTCAATGGGTGAAACTATTGAAATGATTAATAAATATTCTAACGGAGATGCAATAATTGTTTCGGATGTAGGACAACACCAAATGTTTGCTTGTCGTTATGCTAAATTTAATTCAACGAAAAGTAACGTTACTTCTGGAGGTTTAGGAACAATGGGATTTGCTTTGCCGGCTGCGATAGGTGCCAAAATGGGAAAACCAGATCGTGAGGTTGTAGCAATTATTGGTGATGGTGGTTTCCAAATGAATATTCAGGAATTAGGAACTATTTTTCAAACCAAAGTTCCTGTGAAAATAGTCGTTTTGAATAATGAATTTTTAGGAATGGTACGCCAATGGCAAGAATTATTCTTTGATAGCAGATACGCTTCAACTATAATGACGAACCCAAACTTTATAGCAATTGCTGAGGGGTATCACATTCAAGCTAAAAAAGTAACCAAAAGAGAAGAACTAGAAGGTGCTGTTGCCGAGATGTTGGCTTCAAAAGATTCTTATTTCTTGGAAGTTATGATTGAAAAAGAAAATAACGTATTCCCAATGATTCCGACAGGAGCATCGGTTTCGGAAATGCGATTAAGTTAAAAAAGTTTCTCGTTTCAAGGCTTAAGTTTCAGATATATGAAACCTTGCACTTGAAACAAAAAAAACTAAAAAAATGGAAAATAAAACATTCACTATTTCTGTTTATTCAGAAAACAACGTTGGCTTACTCAACAGGATATCTGGTATATTCTTGAAGCGCCACATTAATATATTGAGTCTAAATGTATCCGAATCTGAAATAGAAGCTGTTTCAAGGTTTATTATTGTTGTAAATACAACCGAAAAATGGGTACAGAATATTGTTGGTCAGATCGAAAAACAAATTGAGGTTATCAA belongs to Flavobacterium gilvum and includes:
- the ilvD gene encoding dihydroxy-acid dehydratase, whose protein sequence is MELNKYSKTITQDVTQPAAQAMLYGIGLTEDDLKKAQVGIVSMGYEGNTCNMHLNDLAKDVKKGVWDADLVGLIFNTIGVSDGISNGTEGMRYSLVSRDVIADSIETVVGAQWYDSLIAIPGCDKNMPGALIAMGRLNRPALMVYGGSIHSGKWKGESLNIVSAFEALGKKFKNEISDEDYKGVIQNSCPGPGACGGMYTANTMSSAIEALGMSLPYSSSNPALSQEKRDECLNAGKAIRVLLEKDIKPRDIMTRKAFENAITLVAVLGGSTNAVMHLIAMAHSVDVEITIDDFQRISDKTPVLADLKPSGKYMMEDIHAVGGVPAVMKYLLKEGFIHGDCLTVTGKTVAENLASIPDLQDGQQVVHDIQKALKPTGNIQILYGNLASEGCVAKISGKEGEYFEGPAVVFEGEFDVIPGVQAGKVKPGDVVVIRYCGPKGGPGMPEMLKPTSAIIGAGLGSSCALITDGRFSGGSHGFVVGHITPEAYDGGGIALVKDGDLIAIDAVKNTINLKISDEEFATRKASWVQPPLKVTKGVLLKYAKSVSSASTGCVTDK
- the ilvB gene encoding biosynthetic-type acetolactate synthase large subunit, yielding MENNRISGAEAVIRCLLAEGVDLVYGYPGGAIMPVYDELYKFQDELHHVLVRHEQGAIHAAQGFARATGKVGVAIATSGPGATNLVTGIADAQIDSTPIVCITGQVGRHLLGSDAFQETDIIGISTPITKWNFQITEASQIPEVIAKAFFIAKSGRPGPVLIDITKNAQFDLMDFSYKKCNSIRSYTPKPTLNLEKVKEAAALINQAKKPYIVFGQGIILGQAEAELKAFVEKSGIPAAWTILGLSALPTDHPLNVGMVGMHGNYGPNLLTNECDVLIALGMRFDDRVTGNLATYAKQAKVIHFEIDHAEIDKNVKTEVAVWADVKESLTALLPLIESKKHDAWHNEFKEKYKIEFDAVIKEELNPAKNGISMGETIEMINKYSNGDAIIVSDVGQHQMFACRYAKFNSTKSNVTSGGLGTMGFALPAAIGAKMGKPDREVVAIIGDGGFQMNIQELGTIFQTKVPVKIVVLNNEFLGMVRQWQELFFDSRYASTIMTNPNFIAIAEGYHIQAKKVTKREELEGAVAEMLASKDSYFLEVMIEKENNVFPMIPTGASVSEMRLS